A genomic region of Pyramidobacter porci contains the following coding sequences:
- the efp gene encoding elongation factor P has protein sequence MADIVDTSKFYPGMKLKWQDGLWEVVDCQHHMKGRGGAVLKCKLRNLDTGSISENSFVSGNDKFERIVFDEKPAQYSYKDGDHYVFMDMESYEEVYLTKEALGPALNYLTDNLEVSLDMYEGKVMGITLPNSVVLKIVDTQPNFKGDTAAGGGKPATMETGLVITVPMFVMNGESVVVDTRTGEYVERVKK, from the coding sequence ATGGCCGATATTGTCGATACAAGTAAGTTTTACCCTGGCATGAAATTGAAATGGCAGGACGGTTTGTGGGAAGTGGTGGACTGTCAGCATCACATGAAGGGGCGCGGCGGCGCCGTGCTCAAGTGCAAACTGCGCAACCTCGATACGGGCAGCATTTCCGAAAACAGCTTTGTGTCCGGCAACGATAAATTCGAACGCATCGTCTTTGACGAGAAACCCGCTCAATACAGCTACAAAGACGGCGATCACTACGTCTTCATGGATATGGAAAGTTACGAGGAAGTTTATCTGACCAAGGAGGCTCTTGGTCCGGCGCTCAATTATCTGACGGACAATCTCGAGGTCAGTCTCGACATGTACGAGGGCAAGGTCATGGGGATCACGCTGCCCAACAGCGTGGTGCTGAAGATCGTCGACACGCAGCCCAACTTCAAGGGCGACACGGCCGCCGGCGGCGGCAAACCGGCCACGATGGAGACCGGCCTGGTCATCACGGTGCCGATGTTCGTCATGAACGGCGAGAGCGTCGTCGTCGATACACGGACCGGCGAATACGTTGAACGAGTGAAAAAATAA
- a CDS encoding CD1247 N-terminal domain-containing protein — MSAREKIAYIKGLLDAGKPEDKLALSLFNAVVDALDALADENDALKKQLEEQQSAADDLYSICGELDADLSDVESRLGIDEELDEDEAPLEDDYTEVACPSCGLHFYCQTSMLSPDDHCVECPDCGEKVSVDLEAEDHDAD, encoded by the coding sequence ATGAGCGCACGTGAAAAGATTGCCTACATTAAAGGACTTCTCGACGCCGGCAAGCCGGAAGACAAGCTCGCGCTTTCTCTCTTTAATGCCGTTGTCGACGCGCTGGATGCGTTGGCGGACGAGAACGACGCGCTGAAAAAGCAGCTGGAGGAGCAGCAGAGCGCGGCTGACGACCTCTATTCGATCTGCGGCGAGCTCGACGCCGATCTGTCCGACGTCGAATCGCGCCTGGGAATCGACGAAGAACTCGACGAAGACGAAGCGCCTCTTGAAGACGATTACACGGAAGTCGCCTGCCCGTCCTGCGGCCTGCATTTTTACTGTCAGACTTCCATGCTTTCCCCTGACGATCACTGCGTTGAGTGTCCAGACTGCGGGGAAAAGGTCAGCGTGGATTTAGAGGCGGAGGATCATGACGCCGATTGA